The genomic stretch GAAAACCATCACACCTCCTTCCTAATCAATCTCCAGGGTAAAAATCACAGGAAAGCTGTTATTGGCTCACTCCTGGTCACCCCACCACACTTTGGGCTGATCATTTGGCTCACTGAGCTGCCAGTCCCATTGGCTGTTGCTATGGGGACTGTGGCTACAGCTTTTGTCATTTGATGACCTCATTATCTGGGAAAATTTTCACTTAAACCAAGATTTTTGCATAAATCCCCCAAAGcctgcaaaaagacaaaaaataaagaagataaatctGAATTAGGTAGAATACTAATTTCAGAAGGCATATTGCTTGATTCTAGAAAATTAGATTTTCAAATTTTACACTGCAGTGGGtcctattttatgtatttaaatacataaagTTTTAACCTATTTTATGTATGAGGTTTGTTGAAAGAGTATGAATGGGTAAGTATGATTTTTATATCTGCTGTGTGAATGCATtctaagtcatggctgactctttgtgaccctatggaccatagcccaccaggctcctctgtccatgtgattctcagtcacttcagtcgtgtccaattctttgcagttccatggactatagcctgccaagctcctcaatccatgggattctccaggcaagaatactggagtgggttgccatgccctcctccaggggatctttcccacccaggaatggaacctatGTCTcgtacatctacctgcattggcaggcaggttccttaccattagtgccacttgGCAAGCCATTTATATCTGCTACTGCACTTTATTGATTTCTGTATCTCACATAAAAATCTCTGAATAGCACTCCTATATACAAGTGAGACAATGACAGTACGAAAGGTCAGTGAAATTTTCATGGAAAGAATTTTGACCATAAAGATCCTTAAAGTGGCTGAAAAAGAAACCATGGATAGAAATGACCACTTAGGAAAGTGAGGAGATGCAATATGGCTAAGAAAAGTTCATGATTTTCCCTGGAACAATTGACACAACAGACACATATTGATGAGGTTTATAATGCGTTCCTCAGGGTAGAAATGTTTTAACCATGGACAGTAGGGCATAGGTCGAGAACCCAGAGTACATATAACTGTTCAGTGCTACAAGTCTTTTCCCGCCAAGTGAGTGGCTCTGAAAAGAGCCTTTGGTTTCCGATGTTCTGGTTGTCCGGGGTCGGCCTATCTGCTGGTAGCGTATTTGATGACTGCTCTGGTGGCCTCTGACATGGTGTGCTTGCTGATCTCCCCAGACAGCAGCAAGTGCACAGAGGTCTGTATCTCTCCGGAGGTGATCGTGCGGCTCTTGTTGCGGGCCAGGCATCCAGCCTCTTTGGCAATGCGCTTGAAAATATCCATCATGAAGGAATTCGTGTTGTTCACGGCCTCCTGTGAGAGACTCAAGCCCATGTGGACTTGCTTCAGCACCGTGGTGAAATAGCTGGCAAAGCTTTCAATGTGGTTGGAACGGCAGCAGCAGTGATGGCTGCAGCGGCTGCAGTCATGGCGGCCATTCAGTCTTCTACTTTGCCTTCCTTGGTTTTGTTTCAGAGGGCTCAACTTTGAAGGTGTGCAGGTCTTCCTCAGACAGCTTAGACGATGGCTCATCCATTTCGGACTCACCTTCCCCACAGCTCAGTGGGAAGTATAGGGCAGCTTCTGAGGGCTGGTGCCGGCTTTATAATCCCTGCCTGCCCTGCCATCACAGGCAAGGCCCATATCTGACTGGATAAAATTCAAGGCAGGGAGGCCTGTCACTAAGTCACCCCACGTCACATGTCAGTGAATGCCGCTCCCCCTTTGACCCCCTGTGGATCAATCACAGTGGGAATCTTTAAACTTTCTGTGACCTCTGACGGAAAATCTTTGAACTATGCCGCATGTAAGAAAGGGTTTTCTGGGTGGTGCTAGTGAACTTGCCTGCCGGAGCAGGATATGTAAAAGacatgaattcgatccctgggcctggaagatcccctggaagagggcacggcaacccgctccagtattcttgcctggagaatcccaaggaaagagaagcctggcatgccacagtccattgggtcgcaaagagtcagacacagctgaagcgagtTAGCAGGCCATGTAGGAAAAAGATCATCCATTCACTCTAGCTGATTTATGGCTACTATTGCTTGTGAACTTAGAAAAGATGTCAGGAAAGTCacctaaactggaaaaaaaatcaggttgAGCTTCCTGAGAGGGTCTGACTGACCTCCTCAGCTCAAGTGCTCACTGCTGTCAGAGTGGCTCTGGCCACTTGGCATCCATTTTACTCTACCACAGAGtctcatttttccatttctgagaCACTGTAGCttgagcagggcttcccaggtagtgctactggtaaagaacccacctgtcaatgcaggagacatagagaggcaggtttgatccctcggttgggcaGCTCCGCTGGatgagggcatgaaaacccactccagtattcttgtctggagaatcccatagacagaggagcctggagggctatagtccacagggttgcaaagagtcagactcgactgaagggATTTAGCATGCACAAGCATGAAGCTTGAGCAGGAACTCTGACGTGTTCAGCAGTGTGTTCCTCAGAATCATAGGACATATGCGTGTGTGTccgtgcttagttgcttcagttgtgtcagactctttgtgatcccatgggcccaccaggatcttcaatccttgggattttccagaactGACCTGCTATTACCTACAGTACTCATCAAAGTCCATGAGTAAAAGTAAATATAGGAAAACCACATTCTCCAAAAAtggaacagaaatagaaatggaatacttacaaaatatgaaaaatgcttatatatttacagaattcaaatttaaatatttaaaattaatttttttacatttt from Cervus elaphus chromosome X, mCerEla1.1, whole genome shotgun sequence encodes the following:
- the LOC122689441 gene encoding late histone H2B.L4-like, with the protein product MSHRLSCLRKTCTPSKLSPLKQNQGRQSRRLNGRHDCSRCSHHCCCRSNHIESFASYFTTVLKQVHMGLSLSQEAVNNTNSFMMDIFKRIAKEAGCLARNKSRTITSGEIQTSVHLLLSGEISKHTMSEATRAVIKYATSR